One genomic window of Cannabis sativa cultivar Pink pepper isolate KNU-18-1 chromosome 2, ASM2916894v1, whole genome shotgun sequence includes the following:
- the LOC133034150 gene encoding MADS-box transcription factor 23-like → MKRKIAIEKIDDKQRRLVSFSKRKSGLFNKAKQLSHLTGAQIAVIILSETGRPYVQASPTPSSFESLIAPFVSSSPSTSTTEATHEMTSSTTETETSTTQGEDVFNLNDSLRYLLEFDVENCNDLKELEAMKKKLEETRKRTAVALDLSVAEYLLSD, encoded by the coding sequence atgaagAGAAAAATTGCTATTGAGAAAATCGACGATAAGCAAAGAAGATTGGTTTCCTTTTCTAAGAGGAAATCCGGTCTCTTCAATAAGGCCAAACAACTTTCTCACCTCACTGGCGCTCAAATCGCCGTTATCATCTTGTCCGAGACCGGTCGTCCCTACGTTCAAGCCTCCCCCACTCCCTCTTCCTTCGAGTCTCTCATAGCTCCCTTCGTCTCATCGTCTCCCTCGACTTCCACTACCGAAGCCACTCATGAGATGACCTCGTCGACGACGGAGACGGAGACTTCGACGACTCAAGGTGAAGACGTGTTCAACCTTAACGATTCGTTGAGATATTTACTGGAGTTCGACGTTGAGAACTGCAACGACTTGAAAGAGCTTGAGGCGATGAAGAAGAAACTAGAAGAAACGAGAAAAAGGACTGCCGTGGCCTTGGATTTGTCAGTTGCCGAATATCTTCTTTCTGACTAG
- the LOC115719628 gene encoding uncharacterized protein LOC115719628: MDFQVVVLAGGSSKNLVPLVSKEVPKALLPVANRPVLSYVLELLELNNLKDLIVVVEGEDAALKVGGWISGAYVDRLHVEVAAVPEDVGTAGALRAISHHLTANDILVVSGDIVSDVPPGAVAAAHRRNDAVVTAMLCSTPISGPLDSTSSGGKDKAKKPGRVNLIGLDPTKQFLLYIATGAELEKDIRIQKSILRAVGQMEIQSDLMDAHLYAFKRSVLQEVLDQKETFHSLKRDVLPYLVRSQLRSEVWLNGVPQPEENGNEKVGSHNNQLVQSQILANASKPSFHQLYALGPNGSSPVRTHKCCVYIADSSKYCARLNSIQAFSDINRDVIGEKIHLSGYSLSAHHNIIHPSAELGSKTTVGPQCMLGEGSQMGDKCSVKRSVIGRHCRIGSNVKVVNSIVMNHVTIGDGCSIQGSVICSNVQLQERVILKDCQVGAGFVVSAGSEFKAEALAKKEK; this comes from the exons ATGGATTTTCAGGTGGTGGTCTTAGCAGGGGGCTCCTCAAAGAATCTCGTTCCTCTTGTCTCAAAG GAGGTTCCGAAAGCGCTGCTTCCGGTGGCGAACCGGCCGGTCCTCTCCTACGTTCTGGAGCTATTGGAACTCAATAATCTCAAGGATCTCATTGtt GTGGTTGAAGGTGAAGATGCAGCTCTTAAAGTTGGGGGCTGGATATCTGGAGCTTATGTTGATCGTTTACATGTTGAG GTTGCTGCAGTCCCAGAGGATGTTGGAACAGCTGGTGCACTTCGGGCAATTTCACACCACCTGACAGCAAATGATATTTTG GTTGTGAGTGGTGATATTGTTTCTGATGTTCCTCCTGGTGCAGTGGCTGCTGCTCATAGACGCAATGATGCAGTTGTAACTGCAATGCTTTGCTCCACTCCTATTAGTGGACCTCTAGACTCTACATCTTCTGGAGGAAAGGACAAAGCCAAGAAGCCTGGACGTGTTAATCTGATTGGGTTGGACCCAACTAAACAGTTTTTACTCTACATAGCAACAG GGGCAGAACTTGAGAAGGATATTCGAATCCAAAAGAGCATACTTCGTGCAGTGGGGCAG ATGGAAATTCAGTCAGATCTGATGGATGCTCATTTATATGCATTTAAGAG GTCTGTTCTACAGGAAGTTCTAGATCAAAAGGAGACCTTTCATAGTTTAAAGCGAGATGTATTACCTTATCTTGTTCGGAGCCAACTG AGATCAGAAGTATGGTTAAATGGTGTACCACAGCCAGAAGAAAATGGAAATGAGAAGGTTGGCTCACACAATAACCAACTGGTTCAGTCTCAGATCCTGGCTAATGCATCAAAACCAAGCTTTCACCAACTTTATGCTTTAGGTCCTAATGGCTCTTCCCCTGTCAGGACTCATAAGTGTTGTGTTTACATTGCTGACAGCAGTAAATACTGTGCAAGATTAAATTCCATACAAGCATTCAGTGACATTAATCGAGAT GTCATAGGAGAAAAGATTCATTTGTCTGGGTATTCTTTATCTGCCCATCATAACATAATACATCCTTCAGCAGAGCTTGGGTCGAAAACAACT GTGGGACCACAATGTATGTTAGGGGAAGGTTCACAAATGGGTGACAAGTGCAGTGTTAAAAGATCTGTTATTGGCCGTCACTGTCGGATAGGCTCTAATGTGAAG GTTGTTAACTCAATAGTTATGAATCATGTTACAATCGGAGATGGTTGTTCAATTCAAGGCTCGGTGATATGCAGCAATGTACAACTCCAAGAGCGTGTCATACTCAAAGATTGCCAA GTCGGTGCAGGCTTTGTGGTCAGTGCTGGCAGTGAGTTCAAAGCAGAAGCCTTGGCTAAGAAGGAGAAGTGA
- the LOC115720098 gene encoding MADS-box transcription factor 23-like, producing MKRQFRIEKIDDKQRRLVSFSKRKSGLFNKAKQLSHLTGAEIAVIILSETGRPYVQAFPTPSSFESLVAPFVSSSPSTSTAEATHEMTSSMSTETGTSTQGEDVFNINDSLRYLLEFDVENCNDLKELEALKKKLEETRKRTAVALDLSVAEYLLSD from the coding sequence ATGAAGCGACAATTTCGTATTGAGAAAATCGACGACAAGCAACGAAGATTGGTTTCTTTTTCTAAGAGAAAATCCGGTCTCTTCAATAAGGCCAAACAGCTTTCTCACCTCACCGGCGCTGAAATCGCCGTTATCATCTTGTCCGAGACCGGTCGTCCCTACGTTCAAGCCTTCCCCACTCCTTCTTCCTTCGAGTCTCTCGTAGCTCCCTTCGTCTCATCGTCTCCCTCGACTTCCACTGCCGAAGCCACTCATGAGATGACCTCGTCAATGTCGACAGAAACGGGGACTTCGACTCAAGGTGAAGATGTGTTCAACATTAACGATTCGTTGAGATATTTACTGGAGTTCGACGTTGAGAACTGCAACGACTTGAAAGAGCTTGAGGCACTGAAGAAGAAACTAGAAGAAACGAGAAAGAGGACTGCCGTGGCCTTGGATTTGTCAGTCGCCGAATATCTTCTTTCTGACTAG